The following are from one region of the Vibrio rarus genome:
- a CDS encoding chorismate lyase: protein MTSPIRIFQQALQDMNWQSPSDFHFPDTNAKHWLLEKESLSQRLSLSCSELSVELFTSSKVQPDRLSDTEAQILSREACLLREVILRGDRLDWVYGRTLIPESSLQSHAHDFENQGELPLGITVFSSQGAYRDALQVGAITVDGQVLLARRSRLWMNETPMLVAELFLPQSPVYSKEEYN, encoded by the coding sequence ATGACAAGCCCGATTAGGATATTTCAACAGGCTTTGCAGGACATGAATTGGCAAAGCCCAAGTGATTTTCATTTCCCCGATACAAACGCCAAACATTGGCTATTAGAGAAAGAGTCCCTTTCTCAACGCCTTTCCCTATCTTGCTCTGAATTGAGTGTTGAACTGTTCACCAGTAGCAAGGTTCAACCAGATCGACTTTCTGATACAGAGGCACAGATACTGAGCCGAGAAGCCTGCCTTCTTAGAGAGGTTATTTTACGTGGAGACCGCTTAGATTGGGTTTATGGTCGCACCTTAATTCCTGAAAGTTCGTTGCAGTCTCATGCTCATGATTTTGAGAATCAAGGAGAGTTGCCTCTGGGAATCACGGTATTTAGTTCACAAGGCGCTTATCGCGATGCATTGCAAGTTGGTGCGATAACAGTGGATGGGCAGGTATTACTCGCAAGACGCTCACGGTTGTGGATGAATGAGACACCGATGTTAGTGGCGGAGTTATTTTTACCCCAGTCGCCAGTATATTCAAAGGAGGAATATAATTAA
- the glpG gene encoding rhomboid family intramembrane serine protease GlpG has translation MIRLIQLNNPRIAQAFIDYMAAQKVTLSQMPEGEGQFVLWLHDDEQLSYVQQQLELFLKDPNHKKYQAASWDMAETRTQTFRYSTPSFLQMIKAKAGPMTLVVMLICMVIYALRVLGMQAQVFSLLHFPAMADQQWQVWRYFSHALLHFSVLHITFNLLWWWQLGGDIEQRLGRARLTKIFLFSALLSGCAQYWIEGENFGGLSGVVYALVGYIWIVSIRSPQLGLDIPRPVLGFMLVWLVLGFVQPFMAIANAAHLVGLIAGCLLGWLDSINRAKHS, from the coding sequence ATGATTCGTCTGATACAGTTGAACAACCCACGAATAGCCCAAGCATTTATTGATTACATGGCAGCGCAAAAGGTCACCCTTTCTCAGATGCCAGAAGGAGAAGGGCAGTTTGTATTGTGGTTGCATGATGATGAACAGCTTTCTTACGTTCAACAGCAACTAGAGCTGTTTCTAAAAGATCCCAATCATAAAAAATACCAAGCGGCGTCTTGGGATATGGCGGAAACCCGCACACAAACATTTCGTTACTCCACGCCGAGTTTTCTGCAAATGATAAAAGCCAAAGCAGGACCCATGACATTGGTAGTGATGCTGATTTGTATGGTGATTTATGCTTTGCGTGTATTGGGGATGCAGGCTCAAGTCTTTTCTTTACTGCACTTTCCGGCTATGGCCGATCAGCAATGGCAAGTGTGGCGTTACTTCTCGCATGCTTTACTGCACTTTTCTGTCCTCCATATCACCTTCAACCTTCTTTGGTGGTGGCAGTTGGGGGGAGACATAGAGCAGAGATTAGGTCGAGCTCGTCTTACTAAAATATTTTTATTTTCCGCTTTATTATCAGGCTGTGCTCAATATTGGATCGAGGGCGAAAACTTTGGTGGGCTAAGTGGGGTAGTGTATGCCTTGGTGGGTTACATTTGGATAGTATCAATACGTTCCCCACAGCTAGGCTTAGATATACCTAGGCCTGTGCTCGGCTTTATGCTGGTCTGGTTAGTGCTTGGTTTTGTTCAGCCCTTTATGGCAATTGCTAACGCCGCGCACTTGGTTGGCTTAATAGCAGGCTGTTTGTTGGGTTGGTTAGATAGTATTAATCGTGCTAAACATTCGTAA
- the rpoH gene encoding RNA polymerase sigma factor RpoH has protein sequence MANKAFSMALVSQDSLDSYIRSANGYPMLTAERERELAERLHYKGEIDAAKELILSHLRFVVHVARGYSGYGLPLADLVQEGNIGLMKAVKRFNPEVGVRLVSFAVHWIKAEIHEYVLRNWRIVKIATTKAQRKLFFNLRKNKKRLGWFNNGEVETVASELGVSPSEVREMESRLAAQDATFEFSADDDDSANFNPVAPALYLEDQDSDIADNVEADNWKNHTNVRLANALATLDERSQHIVRARWLDDQKVTLQDLANTYSVSAERIRQLEKNAMKKLKLAVGDL, from the coding sequence ATGGCGAATAAAGCGTTTTCAATGGCGTTGGTATCTCAAGATAGCTTAGATAGCTATATTAGATCTGCAAACGGTTACCCTATGTTAACCGCAGAAAGAGAAAGAGAACTGGCCGAGCGTTTACATTACAAAGGTGAGATCGATGCAGCGAAAGAGCTGATCTTGTCCCATTTACGTTTTGTTGTTCATGTTGCTCGTGGTTACTCCGGTTACGGTCTTCCTTTAGCTGACTTGGTTCAGGAAGGTAATATCGGATTAATGAAAGCAGTGAAACGATTTAACCCTGAGGTAGGTGTTCGATTGGTTTCATTTGCTGTGCATTGGATTAAAGCCGAGATCCATGAATATGTACTACGTAACTGGCGTATTGTTAAAATAGCGACCACGAAAGCTCAGCGTAAATTATTCTTCAACCTACGGAAAAACAAAAAGCGTTTAGGTTGGTTTAATAACGGTGAAGTAGAAACCGTAGCCAGCGAACTGGGTGTTTCACCTTCCGAAGTTCGCGAGATGGAATCTCGTTTAGCCGCGCAAGATGCGACATTTGAATTTTCTGCTGACGATGATGACAGTGCCAACTTTAACCCTGTTGCTCCGGCGCTCTATCTTGAAGATCAAGATTCTGATATCGCTGACAACGTGGAAGCGGATAACTGGAAAAACCATACTAACGTACGTCTAGCAAATGCTCTGGCGACATTGGATGAGCGTAGCCAGCATATTGTACGTGCACGTTGGTTAGATGACCAAAAGGTTACCTTGCAAGATTTAGCGAACACTTACAGTGTTTCTGCCGAGCGCATTCGCCAATTAGAAAAGAATGCGATGAAGAAGCTTAAATTAGCTGTCGGCGACTTATAA
- the glpE gene encoding thiosulfate sulfurtransferase GlpE, protein MEEVQRISVKEAHQMQSAQQAKLVDIRDIQAFTLAHPVDAFHLTNESIVEFMNLAEFDEPVLVMCYHGISSVGAAQYLINQGFEQVYSVDGGFEAWQRQQLPIEVHE, encoded by the coding sequence ATGGAAGAAGTACAACGAATCAGCGTCAAAGAAGCACATCAGATGCAAAGTGCACAACAGGCTAAATTAGTGGATATTCGAGATATACAAGCGTTCACTTTAGCGCATCCTGTTGATGCGTTTCACTTGACCAATGAAAGCATTGTTGAGTTTATGAATTTGGCAGAATTTGACGAGCCTGTTTTAGTTATGTGTTATCACGGAATAAGCAGTGTTGGTGCCGCTCAATATTTGATAAATCAAGGTTTTGAACAGGTCTATAGCGTTGATGGGGGCTTCGAAGCTTGGCAACGCCAGCAATTACCAATAGAGGTACATGAATGA